GTGCCGCAATCTGCCGGGCAACTGCCAGCTCATTGGTGTCGAGATGCACGTTGAACGCGATGAGGAAGAAGCGGACCCCGACCATGCAGGCTCCGGCAGTGGGGTGCAGGGCTTTGGGACCAAAGTCCGGGGTCCACTCCGGTTGCGTGATGAACTCCCGGAGAAACTCCCAGCCCCGGTTACGGATGAACGAGAGCGGCGCTCTCTCAGGGCGCAGGGCTGCGGCGTCGTAGCAATAGACCGGAATCGAGAGTTCCTCGGCGATACGGGTGGCGAGGGCATGGGCCACGGGCACCAGATCCGCAAGGGTCGCCCCGCGAATCGGGATAAGGGGAACGACGTCCGCCACACCGATCCGGGGATGGACCCCCTGATGCTGCCGGATGTCCAGCTGTTCAGCGGCGGTCCGGACTCCGGCAAAAGCGCTCTGCAGCAGGGCATCGGTAGTGAAACTTACGGCGGTTACCACGGACCGATGGTGATCGGCATCGGCGGTTTCATCCAGCAGCAAGGTCTGCGGGACCGCCCCAATGGCACTGGCAATACGTTGCACTATCGCCAGGTTCCGGCCTTCAGCAAAGTTGGGGACCGTTTCAAACAGGGGCTGGGCGGGGTCGAGGAACGGCGAGGTCATGGTCAGCGATTGTAGACCGCGGTGCCCAGAGCGCCTGATGCTCCTATGCCAGGCAGATAGCAGCACGCCCCGGCAAACACCGGGGCGCGGGAAAAAGGTGTCAGCGCAGGGCGATCCGCGCTTAGGGCAGAAGGCTGTACTGGTTGAACCAGTCGTTCACCACCTGATATTGCGAATGCGGATTCCCGGGCCAGATCATGCAGGACCCGGGAGTCTCGACGAAGACGTTCTCCTTCAAGCTGACATCGT
The bacterium genome window above contains:
- a CDS encoding Glutamate formimidoyltransferase — encoded protein: MTSPFLDPAQPLFETVPNFAEGRNLAIVQRIASAIGAVPQTLLLDETADADHHRSVVTAVSFTTDALLQSAFAGVRTAAEQLDIRQHQGVHPRIGVADVVPLIPIRGATLADLVPVAHALATRIAEELSIPVYCYDAAALRPERAPLSFIRNRGWEFLREFITQPEWTPDFGPKALHPTAGACMVGVRFFLIAFNVHLDTNELAVARQIAARIRATAPGGLPGVRALGFRLTAQDCVQVSINLVDYRQTTLEKVFEWVERLATMAGVKVRHSELIGLIPEAATVGYDIGRLRLKDWTPDRVLEARIAQRVAESG